DNA sequence from the bacterium genome:
GTGTGGATCGGGTAGTCGTCCGAGAGCGTGATGCGCAGCAGCTCGACGCTCGCCGGTTCGTCGTCCACCACCAGCACCGCGCGCGTGTCCGCTGGCTCGATCCCCACGCGGCATTGATTCGAGATCACCCCGAGAAAGTCAAAACATCCACCGCGGCGATCGCGCCGCGCCCGATCGGCGTTCTCATCCTGCCGCCGCGTCCCCGTTGAAAGGGGCGGACGCCCCGCCCTGCGGACCGCCCCGCGGCGGTGTGCTAGAGCGCCCTGCGATGCACCGGCTGCGACCGTACTGGCGCCCGCTCCTCGCCGCGGCGCTGGCGCTGCCGTTGCTCATCGGCGCGGTCGCGGTCAGCGCGCCCTGGATCGGCCGCAGCTTCCCCGGCTTTCTCGTCCTCCACGACGGCGTCGTGCCGACGGTGAGCGCGTTCGACTGGCCCAGCGATCGGCGGGCGCTGTTCCACTCCCAGGTGGTGGCCGTCGACGGGCGGCCGGCCGCCGACAGCGCCGCCATCTACGCCGCGGTCGCAGACCGGCCCGCGGGTACGCTGGTCCAGTACCGCATGCAGCGCGACGGCGCCGAGCGCGCCATCACCCTGCCCGTGCGCCAGTTCGGCATCGGCGACTACCTGCAGACCTACGGCGTGCTGCTCCTGTTCGGCGGCATCTGGCTCGCCTGCGGGCTGGTGGTCGGCGTGCTCCAGCCGCGCAGCCGGCAGGCGCGGGTGTTCCTGCTGCAGAGCGCCATCGCCGGGCTCTATCCGATCTCCGCCGTGTTCCTCTATCAGCCCGGCCTCGCCTGGCTGGGCTGGCTGCCGGTGGCGCTCGAATGCCTGCTCGGCGCCACCTGGATCCACCTGGCGCTGGTGTTCCCGGTCGAGCGGCCGCTCGGCGGGTGGCGGCGATCCGCGGCGGTCGGCGCCTACGCGCTCGGCGGCGCGCTCGCGATCGCCGCCGTCCACGGCCTCGCCGAGGCCCCGCCGCGGCTCGGCTGGCTGCACGCCGAGTACGCCTTCTCCGCGTTCGGTGTCTCGGCCTTCGTCCTCGCGCTCGTCGCCGGCTATCGCGAACACCCGAGCGGCCCCGTGCGGGCGCGCATCAAAGCCCTGCTGCCCGGCGCCGTGCTGGCGGGATCGCTGGCCGCCTACGCGCTGCTCAACGCCGCTCTCGCCGGGCGCGATTTCCCCGTCCAGTTCGGCCTGCTGCTGAGCCCGGTGTTCTGCGTCTCGGTGGGCTACGCGATCGCCAAGCACGACCTCTTCGACGTCGACCGCGTGGTCCGCCAGAGCTTCGTCTACGCGCTGCTGACGCTGGTGGTGCTCGCCGCGTACGCGCTGACCCTCGCCGTCTCCGCCCGCGCCCTGCCGGCCTCCGACCGCCTCACCGCGGTGCTCAGCATGGCGTTCGTCGCCCTGCTCGCCTTCGTGCTCGAACCGCTGCGGCTCGCCATTCAGCGGGCCGTGGATCGCGCCTTCTTCCGCTCCCCGGTCGACTACCGCAAGACGCTCGCCGACCTCGGCGAGGCGATGACCACGCTGCTGCACACCGAGGACATCGCCGCCGAGCTGACGCGGGTCGGCACCGAGGTCGTGCAGCTCGAAGCCGCCGGCCTCGCGCTCGTGGAGTACGGCGGCGCGCCGCGCTACTGGCTGCGCCGCGCCGACGCCGCGCCCGTGCAC
Encoded proteins:
- a CDS encoding GAF domain-containing protein, giving the protein MHRLRPYWRPLLAAALALPLLIGAVAVSAPWIGRSFPGFLVLHDGVVPTVSAFDWPSDRRALFHSQVVAVDGRPAADSAAIYAAVADRPAGTLVQYRMQRDGAERAITLPVRQFGIGDYLQTYGVLLLFGGIWLACGLVVGVLQPRSRQARVFLLQSAIAGLYPISAVFLYQPGLAWLGWLPVALECLLGATWIHLALVFPVERPLGGWRRSAAVGAYALGGALAIAAVHGLAEAPPRLGWLHAEYAFSAFGVSAFVLALVAGYREHPSGPVRARIKALLPGAVLAGSLAAYALLNAALAGRDFPVQFGLLLSPVFCVSVGYAIAKHDLFDVDRVVRQSFVYALLTLVVLAAYALTLAVSARALPASDRLTAVLSMAFVALLAFVLEPLRLAIQRAVDRAFFRSPVDYRKTLADLGEAMTTLLHTEDIAAELTRVGTEVVQLEAAGLALVEYGGAPRYWLRRADAAPVHGIAPAGIAPLCRAADALGRPALVEEHLPGIADPAARADAERFLAAHRLEVALPLTFDGVVIGGLLLGRRRSGRTVSSEDIRLLRTLASQAAIALQNARSYQALETLTRELDSQVQHRTAELRISNEQLSQAYDDLKRAQAQIVQSAKMASLGQLVAGVAHELNNPASFIHGGLQNLSRALDRLVRLLQAHEAIAPADPADAERLAAIRREIRLDTLLQDVPALLRICAEGSERVKKIVDDLRVFVRADQGDRAPVDVAQSIDATLALLGDRIERGGVTVHRDYPPVPPIDGQAGQLNQVWMNLLVNALDALEGVADPTLTISVRAAGEADARRIEVTVRDNGAGMDEATRARAFEPFFTTKPIGRGTGLGLSIAFGAVQSHGGSIDIESAGGEGTSVVVRLPLADRPR